A section of the Streptomyces sp. SCL15-4 genome encodes:
- a CDS encoding acyl carrier protein translates to MNTIDQNLKALLDERFPQSTDRLFEGASFKDAGVDSMGVVEFIVALERQFGTPTLNGNELGVESTLQDARDLLTSVGVG, encoded by the coding sequence ATGAACACCATCGACCAGAACCTGAAGGCGCTGCTCGACGAGCGGTTCCCGCAGTCCACCGACCGCCTTTTCGAGGGCGCGTCGTTCAAAGACGCCGGCGTGGACTCGATGGGCGTCGTCGAATTCATCGTGGCCCTGGAGCGGCAGTTCGGCACCCCGACGCTGAACGGCAACGAACTCGGCGTCGAGTCCACGCTCCAGGACGCGCGCGACCTGCTCACGTCGGTGGGCGTCGGCTGA
- a CDS encoding cytochrome P450, translating into MADPAEPEFFFDPTDPGFRRNPYPVYAKLRDEHPVLAGPLNSWVVSRYEDVEALLRDRRLGKDLGGTQFFAQVAGGPDEEPPPFLGLGLDGWDANLFRLLDPPDHTKLRNLVAAPFTPSAVEALIKSVTAVVDDLLADLPERFDVMEVLASQLPVRVLGDMMGINREDQKLLAAWSTEIAHILELGAAPSEDVAIACQRAVAQCTEYFVKVLQEREGGDGTDLITELTRAGETIEGLTIHQIAAVCVLLIVPGLDTFANLIGNAAVILAEHPDVLERLAADSSLADDVLDEVLRLEPPTHASWRVVNEPITLHGRTMEAGAVVLLMLAAANRDERTFENPDTLALGAHGRKHLSFGRGIHYCLGDNLSRLMAKEALIGLAKRCASIKPDDDEVVLKPGLWLRGPARLPVTTTPRVG; encoded by the coding sequence ATGGCAGATCCTGCCGAGCCCGAATTCTTCTTCGATCCGACCGATCCCGGTTTCCGTCGGAACCCCTACCCGGTCTACGCGAAGCTCCGCGACGAGCACCCCGTCCTGGCGGGCCCGCTCAACTCCTGGGTGGTCAGCCGCTACGAGGACGTCGAGGCCCTGCTGCGCGACCGCCGGCTCGGCAAGGACCTCGGAGGTACCCAGTTCTTCGCCCAGGTGGCCGGCGGTCCCGACGAGGAGCCGCCGCCGTTCCTGGGGCTCGGCCTGGACGGCTGGGACGCCAACCTCTTCCGGCTGCTGGACCCGCCGGACCACACCAAGCTGCGCAACCTCGTCGCCGCGCCGTTCACCCCCTCCGCGGTGGAGGCGCTGATCAAGTCGGTCACCGCGGTCGTGGACGACCTGCTGGCGGACCTGCCCGAGCGGTTCGACGTCATGGAGGTGCTGGCCTCCCAGCTGCCCGTGCGCGTGCTCGGCGACATGATGGGCATCAACCGCGAGGACCAGAAGCTCCTCGCCGCCTGGTCGACGGAGATCGCGCACATCCTGGAGCTGGGCGCCGCGCCGTCGGAGGACGTGGCGATCGCCTGCCAGCGCGCGGTGGCGCAGTGCACCGAGTACTTCGTCAAGGTGCTCCAGGAGCGCGAGGGCGGCGACGGCACCGACCTGATCACCGAGCTGACCCGGGCCGGCGAGACCATCGAGGGCCTGACGATCCACCAGATCGCCGCGGTGTGCGTGCTGCTCATCGTGCCGGGCCTGGACACCTTCGCCAACCTCATCGGCAACGCCGCGGTCATCCTGGCCGAGCACCCGGACGTGCTGGAGCGGCTCGCCGCCGACTCCTCCCTCGCGGACGACGTGCTGGACGAGGTGCTGCGCCTGGAGCCGCCCACGCACGCCTCCTGGCGTGTGGTCAACGAGCCGATCACCCTGCACGGCCGGACCATGGAGGCCGGTGCCGTGGTGCTGCTGATGCTGGCCGCGGCCAACCGGGACGAGCGGACCTTCGAGAACCCCGACACCCTGGCCCTCGGCGCGCACGGCCGCAAGCACCTGTCGTTCGGCCGCGGTATCCACTACTGCCTCGGCGACAACCTCTCCCGGCTGATGGCCAAGGAGGCGCTGATCGGGCTCGCCAAGCGCTGCGCCTCGATCAAGCCGGACGACGACGAGGTGGTGCTGAAGCCCGGCCTGTGGCTGCGCGGCCCGGCCCGGCTCCCCGTCACCACGACTCCCAGGGTTGGCTGA
- a CDS encoding beta-ketoacyl-ACP synthase III: MTRGAILSGLGTWLPPQVVTNDMLSSELDTSDEWIRTRTGIARRHIASPGMSTGHLATEAARRALKSAGTDRVDVVIVATSTPDRPCPATAPVVASALGLSGTGAFDVAAVCTGFVYALATAAGLIAGQMADSVLVVGADTFSTILDPSDRTTRVIFGDGAGAVVLRAGDRTEQGALLGFDLGSDGEGVDLITVPGGGSEQRLSGAGAAPGDAYFHMDGPQVFTRAVRYMTGSVRKVLDAAALAPEDVAHLVPHQANVRILDTCARELGLPAERVVKNIEQVGNTVAASIPLALAAGAADGRLRAGESVVLTGFGGGLTWGSALLTWPGGLTVIAD; the protein is encoded by the coding sequence ATGACCCGCGGGGCGATCCTGAGCGGCCTGGGCACCTGGCTCCCGCCGCAGGTGGTCACCAACGACATGCTCTCCTCGGAGCTGGACACCTCCGACGAGTGGATCCGGACCCGCACCGGCATCGCCCGGCGGCACATCGCGTCGCCGGGCATGAGCACCGGGCACCTCGCCACCGAGGCGGCGCGCCGGGCGCTGAAGTCGGCCGGCACCGACCGCGTCGACGTCGTCATCGTCGCCACGAGCACCCCGGACCGTCCCTGCCCCGCGACCGCCCCGGTGGTCGCCTCCGCGCTCGGGCTGTCCGGGACCGGCGCCTTCGACGTGGCCGCGGTGTGCACGGGCTTCGTGTACGCGCTGGCCACCGCGGCGGGGCTGATCGCCGGACAGATGGCGGACAGCGTCCTGGTGGTCGGCGCGGACACCTTCTCCACCATCCTCGATCCGAGCGACCGCACCACCCGGGTGATCTTCGGTGACGGCGCCGGCGCGGTCGTGCTGCGCGCCGGCGACCGGACCGAGCAGGGAGCCCTCCTCGGCTTCGACCTGGGCAGCGACGGCGAGGGCGTGGACCTCATCACGGTGCCGGGCGGAGGCTCCGAGCAGCGGCTGAGCGGTGCCGGGGCCGCACCGGGCGACGCGTACTTCCACATGGACGGCCCGCAGGTCTTCACCCGGGCCGTGCGGTACATGACCGGATCGGTGCGCAAGGTCCTGGACGCCGCCGCGCTGGCCCCCGAGGACGTCGCCCACCTGGTCCCGCACCAGGCGAACGTCAGGATCCTCGACACCTGCGCCCGGGAACTCGGGCTGCCCGCCGAGCGCGTCGTGAAGAACATCGAACAGGTCGGCAACACCGTGGCCGCCTCCATCCCGCTCGCGCTCGCCGCGGGTGCGGCCGACGGGCGGCTGCGGGCGGGCGAGTCGGTGGTCCTCACCGGCTTCGGCGGCGGTCTGACCTGGGGCTCGGCGCTCCTCACCTGGCCCGGCGGCCTCACGGTGATCGCCGACTGA
- a CDS encoding ubiquinol-cytochrome c reductase iron-sulfur subunit, with translation MGNRDMPEGRPPAEQPAGAGVHGAVLVADEENPFADPGLPPHEHRIQDIDERAAKRSERAVALLFTVSMLATIGFIVAYLVIPNDKSIFVFPIGHLSAMNFALGLTLGVALFCIGAGAVHWARTLMSDVEIADDRHPIEASPEVRAKVHADFRQGAAESGFGRRKLIRTTMFGAMALVPLSGVMLLGGLGPAPGTTLRHTLWAKGKRLVDMNTDQPLRPEDVVVGSLTFAKPDGLAERAEDFQDEIAKAALMIVRLQPADIKDKRELDWSHQGIVAYSKICTHVGCPISLYEQQTHHVLCPCHQSTFDLTDGARVIFGPAGHALPQLRIGVDSEGYLQALGDFEEPVGPAFWERG, from the coding sequence ATGGGAAACCGGGACATGCCGGAAGGGCGCCCGCCTGCCGAGCAGCCCGCCGGCGCGGGTGTGCACGGTGCCGTCTTGGTGGCCGACGAGGAGAATCCGTTCGCGGACCCCGGACTGCCCCCGCACGAGCACCGGATCCAGGACATCGACGAGCGGGCCGCGAAGCGGTCCGAGCGCGCGGTGGCGCTGCTGTTCACGGTGTCGATGCTGGCCACCATCGGCTTCATCGTCGCCTACCTGGTCATCCCGAACGACAAGTCGATCTTCGTCTTCCCGATCGGGCACCTGAGCGCGATGAACTTCGCGCTCGGCCTGACGCTGGGCGTGGCGCTGTTCTGCATCGGCGCGGGCGCGGTCCACTGGGCCCGCACGCTGATGTCGGACGTGGAGATCGCCGACGACCGGCATCCGATCGAGGCGTCGCCGGAGGTCCGGGCGAAGGTCCACGCGGACTTCCGCCAGGGTGCCGCGGAGTCCGGCTTCGGCCGCCGCAAGCTGATCCGCACCACCATGTTCGGCGCGATGGCGCTGGTGCCGCTCTCCGGCGTGATGCTGCTCGGCGGACTCGGACCGGCACCGGGCACCACGCTGCGCCACACCCTGTGGGCCAAGGGCAAGCGGCTGGTCGACATGAACACCGACCAGCCGCTGCGTCCCGAGGACGTGGTCGTCGGCTCGCTGACCTTCGCCAAGCCCGACGGCCTGGCGGAACGCGCCGAGGACTTCCAGGACGAGATCGCCAAGGCGGCCCTGATGATCGTCCGGCTCCAGCCGGCCGACATCAAGGACAAGCGCGAACTCGACTGGTCGCACCAGGGCATCGTCGCCTACTCGAAGATCTGCACCCACGTGGGCTGCCCGATCTCGCTGTACGAACAGCAGACGCACCACGTGCTGTGCCCCTGCCACCAGTCCACCTTCGACCTCACCGACGGCGCCCGAGTGATCTTCGGCCCCGCCGGCCACGCCCTGCCGCAATTGCGCATCGGCGTGGACAGTGAGGGTTACCTCCAGGCGCTCGGCGACTTCGAGGAGCCCGTCGGTCCTGCTTTCTGGGAGCGCGGATGA
- a CDS encoding phytoene/squalene synthase family protein codes for MTVQELDLAGITDSGLRADYIASSQLFRKIGRGRFLGRYMMHPAKRPYFDTFFSFVCYIDDLADDINLSVDVRARRLDEWQRTYLAIAKGEELRSDQPLSLSEQTDAALARALVHTLRTWDLPYLRVPEFVDGHRKALTTYEYANEEELDDFLETVTLLPAIWINQIFEPLSEDAEELCRHTITAFQLLDFIWDVREDLDLGRLYLPLDHLARFNLTRADLDRQIGSGYISDSLRELIQFEIDIARGHLDAGRSWPQTLHPTARIFMETDIQTHDSMFPELIKDDYAFFKSPRRGLDFVSGRMIPRTAKAIVRARKANQQATRAGYRIRPPYRGTEA; via the coding sequence ATGACAGTGCAAGAGCTGGACCTCGCAGGTATCACGGACTCCGGGCTGCGCGCCGACTACATCGCGAGCTCCCAGCTGTTCCGCAAGATCGGCCGGGGCCGCTTCCTCGGCCGCTACATGATGCACCCGGCCAAGCGGCCCTACTTCGACACCTTCTTCTCGTTCGTCTGCTACATCGACGACCTGGCCGACGACATCAACCTCAGCGTCGACGTCCGGGCCCGCCGGCTGGACGAGTGGCAGCGCACCTACCTGGCCATCGCCAAGGGCGAGGAGCTGCGAAGCGACCAGCCGCTGTCGCTGTCGGAGCAGACGGACGCCGCGCTGGCCCGCGCCCTGGTCCACACCCTGCGCACCTGGGACCTGCCCTACCTGCGCGTGCCCGAGTTCGTCGACGGCCACCGCAAGGCCCTGACGACGTACGAGTACGCGAACGAGGAGGAGCTGGACGACTTCCTGGAGACGGTCACGCTGCTGCCCGCGATCTGGATCAACCAGATCTTCGAGCCGCTGAGCGAGGACGCCGAGGAGCTGTGCCGGCACACCATCACGGCCTTCCAGCTGCTGGACTTCATCTGGGACGTCCGTGAGGACCTGGACCTCGGCCGGCTGTACCTCCCGCTGGACCACCTCGCCCGCTTCAACCTGACCCGGGCGGACCTCGACCGCCAGATCGGCAGCGGTTACATCAGCGACTCCCTGCGCGAGCTGATCCAGTTCGAGATCGACATCGCCCGGGGGCACCTGGACGCCGGCCGCTCCTGGCCGCAGACGCTGCACCCGACGGCGCGGATCTTCATGGAGACCGACATCCAGACGCACGACTCCATGTTCCCGGAGCTGATCAAGGACGACTACGCGTTCTTCAAGAGCCCGCGGCGCGGCCTCGACTTCGTCTCGGGCCGGATGATCCCGCGCACCGCCAAGGCCATCGTCCGGGCCCGCAAGGCCAACCAGCAGGCCACCCGCGCCGGTTACCGCATCCGGCCGCCGTACCGGGGCACCGAGGCATGA
- a CDS encoding ubiquinol-cytochrome c reductase cytochrome b subunit has protein sequence MSTAPTENPRPGAAGRPRGTAPAGERLADWADGRLGLYTLAKANLRKIFPDHWSFMLGEICLYSFLIIILTGVFLTLFFHPSMNEVTYHGSYVPLQGQLMSEAFSSTLHLSFDVRGGLLMRQIHHWGAVVFIAGMFVHMMRVFFSGAFRKPRELNWLFGFLLLVLGMFTGFTGYSLPDDLLSGTGVRFMEGAILSVPIVGTYLSFFLFGGQFPGHEFVARFYTIHILLLPGIMLGLVVAHLILVFYHKHTQFTGPGKTEKNVVGMPLMPVYMAKAGGFFFLVFGVLAALAAVAQINPIWAIGPYRADQVSTGAQPDWYMGMAEGLIRAMPGWEIRFWGHTLVMGVFVPLVVFGLMLAAIAVYPFVEAWITGDRREHHILDRPRNAATRTAFGVAWLTVYFVMLIGGGNDIFATHFHLSINAVTWFVRIAYFVGPVIAFLVTKRICLGLQRRDRDKVLHGRETGIVKRLPHGEYIEVHEPLSQEQLHTLTSHKQYTPAEIGPTVDENGVERKVPASEKLRVKLSHAYYGEESQIPKPTVDEYKEIASGHGHH, from the coding sequence ATGAGTACTGCACCGACCGAAAACCCTCGCCCCGGCGCGGCCGGCCGTCCTCGCGGGACGGCACCGGCCGGCGAGCGCCTGGCCGACTGGGCCGACGGGCGGCTGGGGCTCTACACCCTGGCCAAGGCCAACCTGCGCAAGATCTTCCCCGACCACTGGTCGTTCATGCTGGGCGAGATCTGCCTCTACTCCTTTCTGATCATCATCCTGACGGGTGTCTTCCTGACGCTGTTCTTCCATCCGTCGATGAACGAGGTGACGTACCACGGCAGCTACGTCCCGCTCCAGGGACAGCTGATGTCCGAGGCGTTCAGCTCGACCCTGCACCTCTCCTTCGACGTGCGCGGCGGCCTGCTCATGCGGCAGATCCACCACTGGGGCGCGGTCGTGTTCATCGCCGGGATGTTCGTGCACATGATGCGCGTGTTCTTCTCCGGCGCGTTCCGCAAGCCGCGTGAACTGAACTGGCTGTTCGGCTTCCTGCTGCTCGTCCTCGGCATGTTCACCGGCTTCACCGGCTACTCGCTCCCGGACGACCTGCTCTCCGGCACCGGTGTCCGCTTCATGGAGGGCGCGATCCTGTCCGTGCCGATCGTCGGCACGTACCTGTCGTTCTTCCTCTTCGGCGGCCAGTTCCCCGGCCACGAGTTCGTGGCCCGCTTCTACACCATCCACATCCTGCTGCTGCCGGGCATCATGCTGGGACTCGTGGTGGCCCACCTGATCCTGGTCTTCTACCACAAGCACACCCAGTTCACGGGCCCCGGCAAGACCGAGAAGAACGTCGTCGGCATGCCGCTGATGCCCGTCTACATGGCCAAGGCCGGAGGCTTCTTCTTCCTGGTCTTCGGCGTCCTCGCGGCCCTCGCCGCCGTCGCGCAGATCAACCCGATCTGGGCGATCGGCCCCTACCGTGCGGACCAGGTGTCCACCGGCGCCCAGCCCGACTGGTACATGGGCATGGCCGAGGGACTGATCCGCGCCATGCCGGGCTGGGAGATCCGCTTCTGGGGCCACACCCTCGTCATGGGCGTGTTCGTCCCGCTGGTCGTGTTCGGCCTGATGCTCGCGGCCATCGCGGTCTACCCGTTCGTCGAGGCGTGGATCACCGGGGACAGGCGCGAGCACCACATCCTGGACCGCCCGCGCAACGCGGCCACCCGCACCGCGTTCGGCGTCGCCTGGCTCACCGTGTACTTCGTGATGCTGATCGGCGGCGGCAACGACATCTTCGCCACCCACTTCCACCTGTCGATCAACGCCGTCACCTGGTTCGTCCGGATCGCCTACTTCGTCGGCCCGGTCATCGCCTTCCTCGTCACCAAGCGGATCTGCCTGGGTCTCCAGCGCCGGGACCGCGACAAGGTGCTGCACGGCCGCGAGACCGGCATCGTCAAGCGGCTCCCGCACGGCGAGTACATCGAGGTGCACGAACCGCTCAGCCAGGAGCAGCTGCACACGCTCACCTCGCACAAGCAGTACACGCCGGCCGAGATCGGCCCGACCGTCGACGAGAACGGCGTCGAGCGCAAGGTGCCGGCCTCGGAGAAGCTGCGCGTGAAACTGTCCCACGCCTACTACGGCGAGGAGAGCCAGATCCCCAAGCCGACCGTCGACGAGTACAAGGAGATCGCGAGCGGCCACGGCCACCACTGA
- the idi gene encoding isopentenyl-diphosphate Delta-isomerase — MTTETSGSAATEPILLELVDEEGRTIGVAEKLSAHQAPGHLHRAFSVFLFDTEGRMLLQQRALTKYHSPGVWSNTCCGHPYPDEPAQEAAARRVGEELGLHGIPLQPAGTVTYEHPDEISGLVEKEYNHLFVGLVRDTPRPDPSEIHDYRFVTPEELAALRAGTSFSAWFPTVLDAALPGVRRVAPGGGW, encoded by the coding sequence ATGACCACGGAAACCTCCGGCAGTGCCGCGACGGAGCCGATCCTGCTCGAACTCGTCGACGAGGAGGGCCGCACGATCGGCGTCGCCGAGAAGCTCTCGGCGCACCAGGCGCCCGGTCATCTGCACCGCGCCTTCTCGGTCTTCCTGTTCGACACCGAGGGCCGCATGCTGCTCCAGCAGCGAGCCCTGACCAAATACCACTCGCCGGGCGTGTGGTCCAACACCTGCTGCGGTCATCCGTACCCGGACGAGCCCGCGCAGGAGGCGGCGGCCCGCCGGGTCGGCGAGGAGCTGGGCCTGCACGGCATCCCGCTCCAGCCGGCCGGCACCGTCACCTACGAGCACCCGGACGAGATCTCCGGCCTGGTCGAGAAGGAGTACAACCACCTCTTCGTCGGCCTGGTGCGGGACACCCCGCGACCGGACCCGTCCGAGATCCACGACTACCGGTTCGTGACCCCCGAGGAGCTGGCCGCGCTGCGCGCCGGGACCAGCTTCTCGGCCTGGTTCCCCACCGTCCTGGACGCGGCCCTGCCGGGCGTACGGCGTGTCGCGCCGGGCGGCGGCTGGTGA
- a CDS encoding 3-oxoacyl-ACP synthase III family protein: MVNFMPERVVRNSELSSEGGDLGDHAFFAGVHERRFAWPDYTSAQLGTKALEKLLERNGVQAEDVDLIICASQLNDAFSPGVGTAIQYAVGATKAAVLQVDNGCCSWISSINTARAFIDSGQYRTVAVVTVTNFVSRLEEFQQAPESRVLGDGASATLVTAGGEPTILSIHEQAFGENWGALKVEPDTVDGMEIPYWSAGSGALTVKFDQSMLARLYTITMEQLPQAVDIALEKAGVENKDIAFLITHQPNEKYVAEWRKRCGFDDSRAHDTLGTYGNMFQGTLPVTFADALDKKMISPGDLIAFATFSHGGELVGSMVWRWN; the protein is encoded by the coding sequence GTGGTTAATTTCATGCCGGAGCGGGTGGTCCGGAACAGCGAGCTGTCAAGCGAGGGCGGCGATCTCGGCGACCACGCGTTCTTCGCGGGCGTGCACGAGCGGCGCTTCGCCTGGCCCGACTACACGTCAGCCCAGCTGGGCACGAAGGCACTTGAGAAGCTGCTGGAGCGAAACGGCGTACAGGCCGAGGACGTTGATCTCATCATCTGCGCCTCCCAGCTGAACGACGCCTTCTCGCCCGGTGTCGGCACGGCCATCCAGTACGCGGTCGGCGCCACCAAGGCGGCCGTACTGCAGGTCGACAACGGCTGCTGCTCCTGGATCTCCTCCATCAACACCGCCCGGGCCTTCATCGACTCGGGCCAGTACCGCACGGTCGCGGTGGTCACGGTCACCAACTTCGTCTCCCGGCTCGAGGAGTTCCAGCAGGCCCCCGAGTCCCGGGTGCTCGGTGACGGCGCGTCCGCCACCCTCGTCACGGCCGGCGGCGAGCCCACCATCCTCTCCATCCACGAGCAGGCCTTCGGGGAGAACTGGGGAGCGCTCAAGGTGGAGCCGGACACCGTCGACGGCATGGAGATCCCCTACTGGTCGGCGGGCTCCGGTGCGCTCACCGTGAAGTTCGACCAGTCCATGCTGGCGCGTCTGTACACCATCACCATGGAGCAGCTTCCCCAGGCGGTCGACATCGCGCTGGAGAAGGCCGGTGTGGAGAACAAGGACATCGCCTTCCTGATCACCCACCAGCCGAACGAGAAATACGTCGCCGAGTGGCGCAAGCGCTGCGGATTCGACGATTCCCGGGCGCACGACACGCTCGGCACCTACGGCAACATGTTCCAGGGCACTCTTCCGGTGACTTTCGCCGACGCCCTCGACAAGAAGATGATCTCGCCCGGCGATCTCATCGCGTTCGCGACCTTCTCGCACGGCGGAGAACTCGTCGGTTCCATGGTCTGGCGCTGGAACTGA
- a CDS encoding aminotransferase class I/II-fold pyridoxal phosphate-dependent enzyme, with product MPQPHRLTLNEHPLPPLDSVAAEIARHAGAVNRYPEFYPERLRGIVADWLGLPGEQVVLGAGSVGVALQALQASVSAGGGLAYGWRNFDAYPLLADMVGARALEVPLLPGGHQDLDALEKAVQDADAVIVCNPHNPTGQLVPGDDLKEFIGRVPEHVLVVLDEAYIEFVAPSGRTDSLRWVREFPNLLVLRTFSKAWGLANMRVGYGVTSPQWAARIGRYQLPYALSTLSAVAVETSLRAQPELEERIALIVGERERLAGGLARGGWKVLPSHTNFLWLDEPERAEDIRAALEGEGVHARVYAGEGVRLTVGDTDANDSVLRALA from the coding sequence ATGCCCCAGCCGCATCGGCTCACCCTCAACGAACACCCGCTGCCGCCGCTCGACTCCGTCGCCGCCGAGATCGCCAGGCACGCCGGTGCGGTCAACCGGTACCCGGAGTTCTATCCCGAGCGGCTGCGCGGGATCGTCGCCGACTGGCTGGGACTGCCCGGTGAGCAGGTCGTCCTCGGCGCGGGTTCCGTCGGCGTGGCGCTCCAGGCGCTGCAGGCCAGTGTGTCCGCCGGCGGGGGGCTGGCATACGGGTGGCGCAACTTCGACGCCTATCCCCTGCTCGCCGACATGGTCGGGGCCCGCGCCCTGGAGGTGCCGCTGCTCCCGGGCGGGCACCAGGACCTCGACGCCCTGGAGAAGGCGGTCCAGGACGCGGACGCGGTCATCGTGTGCAACCCGCACAACCCGACCGGCCAGCTGGTCCCCGGGGATGACCTGAAGGAGTTCATCGGCCGGGTCCCCGAGCACGTCCTGGTGGTCCTGGACGAGGCGTACATCGAGTTCGTCGCCCCGTCCGGCCGTACGGACTCGCTGCGCTGGGTGCGGGAGTTCCCGAACCTGCTGGTGCTGCGCACGTTCTCCAAGGCCTGGGGGCTGGCCAACATGCGCGTCGGGTACGGCGTGACGTCGCCTCAGTGGGCCGCGAGGATCGGCCGGTACCAGCTTCCGTACGCCCTGAGCACGCTCTCGGCGGTCGCGGTGGAGACCTCCCTGCGCGCCCAGCCGGAACTGGAGGAGCGGATCGCCCTCATCGTCGGCGAGCGCGAGCGGCTTGCCGGCGGGCTGGCCCGCGGGGGCTGGAAGGTGCTGCCGAGCCACACCAACTTCCTGTGGCTGGACGAACCGGAGCGGGCCGAGGACATCCGTGCCGCTCTGGAGGGCGAGGGCGTCCACGCCCGCGTCTACGCCGGCGAGGGCGTCCGCCTCACCGTCGGCGACACCGACGCCAACGACAGCGTGCTGCGCGCTCTGGCCTAG
- a CDS encoding thiamine pyrophosphate-binding protein, protein MRLADALVTVLRDLDTRYVFGVSGANIEHVHDAIERLGQGRLTSVLAKREDGAAFMADARARVHRTLGVCCSTSGGGMMNLVAGLAESHAESVPVLALVGQPPAALDGRGSFQDASGIGRTVDGLAMLRAITKKAVRVTGAEGFWDLLRDAITTCLSGRKGPVALLLPRDAYELEVGDLPADWPDHLGAFIEPEPLPEEDVSALFARLREAGSPVLLVGHGNRRSCDPEAVRVFAERTGIPVVTTMGARGEFPNDSDLYLGVVGEGGHPSAAEYVAKSDFVVLVGTGLAMMTRRALGDWDPARTGAVNIDLGEIERSRLADTTVRGDIGEVFRLLERLRAERPFTAPPVTGYELTRFVARPAVPVPGRTGRTDEDALLQSEAVRLLQDHLPRDGHLLYDAGNCAVASMHYGSVPAGSSSTIALGMGGMGYSVGAAVGAQLGSPEGTRTVVFCGDGAFLMSGLEAHTAVELGLPILYVVFNNGMHGMCATRQQRFFDSRITAVDYTPVDVCTVARGLGGPDRLWVGSAGTAAELARQLDEYRRHAHLPGVLELRLTVEEEPPFASFLPADAPTVSVPRQRQAAVSYEMTGSAL, encoded by the coding sequence ATGCGGCTGGCCGATGCCTTGGTCACGGTTCTGCGCGATCTGGACACCAGGTACGTATTCGGAGTCAGTGGCGCGAACATCGAGCACGTCCACGATGCGATCGAAAGGCTCGGTCAGGGCCGTCTGACGTCGGTGCTGGCGAAGCGGGAGGACGGGGCGGCGTTCATGGCGGACGCCCGCGCCCGGGTGCACCGCACGCTGGGGGTGTGCTGTTCGACCTCCGGCGGCGGGATGATGAACCTGGTGGCCGGGCTGGCGGAGTCGCACGCCGAGTCGGTGCCGGTCCTCGCGCTGGTCGGGCAGCCGCCGGCCGCACTGGACGGCCGGGGCTCCTTCCAGGACGCCTCGGGAATCGGCCGGACCGTGGACGGTCTGGCGATGCTGCGGGCCATCACCAAGAAGGCCGTCCGGGTCACCGGCGCGGAGGGCTTCTGGGACCTGCTGCGCGACGCCATCACCACCTGCCTGAGCGGGCGCAAGGGCCCGGTGGCCCTGCTGCTCCCCCGGGACGCCTACGAACTCGAGGTCGGCGACCTCCCGGCCGACTGGCCGGACCACCTCGGGGCCTTCATCGAGCCCGAACCGCTGCCCGAGGAGGACGTCTCCGCCCTCTTCGCCCGGCTGCGCGAGGCCGGTTCCCCGGTGCTGCTGGTCGGTCACGGCAACCGCCGTTCCTGCGACCCGGAGGCGGTGCGCGTCTTCGCCGAGCGGACCGGCATCCCGGTGGTGACCACCATGGGCGCGCGCGGCGAGTTCCCGAACGACAGCGACCTGTACCTGGGCGTCGTCGGCGAGGGCGGCCATCCCTCGGCGGCCGAGTACGTGGCCAAGTCGGACTTCGTGGTCCTGGTCGGCACGGGACTGGCCATGATGACCCGGCGGGCGCTGGGCGACTGGGACCCGGCGCGCACCGGCGCGGTCAACATCGACCTCGGTGAGATCGAGCGCTCCCGCCTCGCCGACACCACGGTCCGCGGGGACATCGGCGAGGTGTTCCGGCTGCTGGAACGGCTGCGCGCCGAGCGGCCCTTCACGGCCCCGCCGGTCACCGGCTACGAGCTGACCCGCTTCGTGGCCCGGCCCGCCGTCCCCGTCCCGGGCCGCACCGGACGGACGGACGAGGACGCGCTGCTGCAGAGCGAGGCCGTCCGGCTGCTCCAGGACCACCTGCCCCGCGACGGGCACCTGCTGTACGACGCCGGCAACTGCGCCGTCGCCTCCATGCACTACGGGAGCGTCCCGGCCGGCTCCTCCTCCACCATCGCGCTGGGCATGGGCGGCATGGGCTACAGCGTCGGTGCCGCGGTCGGCGCGCAGCTGGGCTCGCCGGAGGGCACCCGGACCGTGGTGTTCTGCGGTGACGGCGCGTTCCTGATGAGCGGCCTGGAGGCGCACACCGCCGTGGAGCTGGGGCTGCCCATCCTCTACGTCGTCTTCAACAACGGCATGCACGGCATGTGCGCCACGCGCCAGCAGCGGTTCTTCGACTCCCGGATCACCGCCGTGGACTACACGCCCGTCGACGTGTGCACGGTGGCGCGCGGTCTCGGCGGCCCGGACCGGCTGTGGGTCGGGAGCGCCGGGACCGCCGCCGAGCTGGCCCGGCAGCTGGACGAGTACCGGCGCCACGCGCACCTGCCCGGGGTCCTGGAACTCCGGCTCACCGTGGAGGAGGAGCCGCCCTTCGCCTCCTTCCTGCCCGCCGACGCCCCCACCGTGTCGGTGCCCAGGCAGCGACAGGCCGCCGTCTCGTACGAGATGACCGGCAGCGCTCTCTGA